A single genomic interval of Daucus carota subsp. sativus chromosome 1, DH1 v3.0, whole genome shotgun sequence harbors:
- the LOC108205220 gene encoding polygalacturonase QRT3, with amino-acid sequence MTNFSSSALLITFFVLFFLQDSSSSPFKQQKFYKFQTRFQEKFVSPNLAPVTAPLPIQDTPKSSGRVFFPIGYGADPSGAQDSSDAILNAVADALMVENDGHQLLPGVSDLGGVIIDLQGVSFKIGKPIRLPPGAGNLVIQGGTLRASDTFPGDRHLVELWSPSSVKRDTDDLEDNAQTGGIYYEDIVFRDILFDSEYRGGGLLVLDSARIRVTDCYFLHFTTQGILIQNGHETFISTCFLGEHPTIGGDRGEKDFTGTAIDLASNDNAVTDVAIFSAAIGITLRGQANIITGVHCYNKAKYFGGVGILVKAAQTRLDNCYLDFNSIVIEDPSQVHVINGFFLGGGNIVLKSIRGRISGLTIVNNMFTGNEKSTWTPIVSLDGAFSSIDQVVIDHNNVNGMSLRSTVGKMAVSGNGTEWVADFSSVLVFPNQINHVQYSFYVPGFSGGFPGHVLTNVSNNIVVVGSEKPINGVVSVVVDQHNMVGERNFFM; translated from the exons ATGACAAATTTTTCTTCTTCAGCCCTGCTCATCACCTTTTTTGTCCTCTTCTTCTtgcaagattcttcatcttCACCTTTTAAACAGCAGAAATTCTACAAATTCCAAACGAGATTCCAAGAAAAATTCGTGTCACCTAATCTTGCCCCTGTAACAGCTCCATTGCCCATCCAAGATACACCAAAG aGTAGTGGGAGAGTGTTTTTTCCTATCGGGTATGGAGCGGATCCGAGTGGGGCGCAAGATAGCAGTGATGCCATACTGAATGCAGTAGCGGATGCACTCATGGTAGAGAATGATGGACACCAGTTGTTGCCTGGAGTGAGTGACTTGGGAGGTGTTATTATTGATTTACAAGGAGTGAGTTTCAAGATTGGGAAGCCCATTAGGCTTCCACCTGGTGCTGGCAATCTCGTG ATTCAAGGAGGAACTTTGCGTGCATCGGATACATTTCCAGGCGATCGACATCTTGTTGAATTATGGTCACCAAGTTCTGTCAAACGTGATACAGACGACCTGGAGGACAATGCTCAAACCGGTGGAATATACTATGAGGACATTGTATTTCGGGACATTCTTTTCGACTCCGAATATCGAGGAGGCGGATTGTTGGTGCTCGACTCGGCTCGAATTCGTGTAACTGACTGTTACTTTCTTCACTTCACAACACAAGGAATTCTTATTCAAAATGGTCATGAGACCTTCATTTCAACTTGCTTCCTGGGAGAACACCCAACCATTGGAGGCGACAGAGGCGAAAAAGATTTCACAGGCACGGCTATTGATCTCGCGAGCAACGATAATGCAGTCACCGATGTCGCCATTTTCTCCGCAGCCATCGGGATCACTCTAAGAGGTCAGGCTAACATAATTACAGGGGTACATTGTTATAACAAAGCTAAGTATTTTGGTGGAGTTGGAATTCTTGTAAAAGCAGCACAAACAAGACTGGATAATTGTTATCTGGACTTCAATTCGATAGTCATCGAGGACCCTTCTCAAGTTCATGTCATCAACGGGTTCTTCCTTGGAGGAGGTAACATTGTTTTAAAATCGATCAGAGGTCGAATATCGGGTTTAACTATCGTCAACAATATGTTCACTGGGAACGAAAAGAGTACTTGGACGCCTATTGTAAGTCTAGATGGGGCGTTTTCAAGTATCGATCAAGTGGTGATTGATCACAATAATGTTAACGGGATGAGTTTGAGATCAACGGTGGGGAAGATGGCGGTTTCTGGCAATGGAACAGAATGGGTTGCGGATTTTTCATCTGTACTGGTGTTTCCTAATCAGATAAACCATGTTCAGTATTCATTCTATGTTCCTGGGTTTTCTGGGGGGTTTCCGGGACATGTATTGACAAATGTGTCGAATAATATTGTGGTAGTAGGGAGCGAGAAACCGATTAACGGGGTGGTTTCTGTTGTTGTCGATCAACATAATATGGTCGGGGAGAGGAATTTTTTCATGTAA
- the LOC108205221 gene encoding choline-phosphate cytidylyltransferase 1, which translates to MAKVYTMNEPPTDRPVRVYADGIYDLFHFGHARSLEQAKKSFPNTYLLVGCCNDEVTHKFKGKTVMTDTERYESLRHCKWVDEVIPDAPWVVTIEFLDKHRIDYVAHDSLPYADASGAGKDVYEFVKSIGKFKETKRTEGISTSDVIMRIVKDYNEYVIRNLDRGYSRKDLGVSYVKEKRLRVNMGLKKLREEVKKQQEKVEEKMQTVAKTRNMWVDNADRMVAGFLEMFEEGCHKMGTAIRDRIQEQLMVKDKDDFDDDDDEDDDDYYDASTDEDYDKGYDKRDIDVKE; encoded by the exons ATGGCCAAGGTCTATACCATGAATGAACCCCCCACAGACAGGCCAGTTCGTGTCTATGCTGATGGTATCTATGATCTCTTTCACTTTGGCCATGCCCGTTCACTTGAACAAGCGAAAAAATC GTTTCCGAATACGTACCTGCTTGTTGGATGCTGCAATGATGAAGTTACCCACAAATTCAAGGGCAAAACTGTCATGACTGATACGGAGCGCTACGAGTCTCTACGTCACTGCAA GTGGGTAGATGAAGTTATTCCTGACGCGCCTTGGGTGGTTACTATAGAGTTCCTTGACAAACATCGAATTGATTATGTGGCACATGATTCTCTTCC GTATGCTGATGCAAGTGGGGCTGGCAAGGATGTATATGAATTT GTCAAGTCCATTGGAAAGTTCAAGGAGACTAAACGGACTGAAGGAATCTCTACATCAGATGTCATAATGAGAATTGTCAAAGACTACAATGAATATGTCATTCGTAACTTAGATCGTGGTTACTCGAGAAAAGATTTGGGTGTTAGCTATGTGAAG GAGAAGAGATTGAGAGTAAATATGGGCTTAAAAAAGTTGCGGGAAGAAGTGAAGAAACAACAAGAGAAAGTGGAAGAGAAG ATGCAAACTGTTGCAAAAACTCGTAACATGTGGGTGGATAATGCTGATCGCATGGTTGCTGGTTTTCTTGAGATGTTTGAAGAAGGCTGTCATAAAATG gGAACTGCTATTAGGGATCGCATTCAAGAACAGTTGATGGTGAAGGACAAGGATGATTTTGATGACGAtgacgatgaagatgatgatgattacTATGATGCTAGCACTGATGAAGATTATGATAAAGGTTACGACAAGCGCGACATTGATGTTAAAGAATAA
- the LOC108205357 gene encoding organelle RRM domain-containing protein 1, chloroplastic isoform X1 yields MATTTNIWLNLGSISTPRQPKFHKVKPLKASLFDFPLASKIMVRNLSFSTTESCLEKEFSNFGEIAEAVKIVKDEVRKRSKGYAFIQYSSQEAALQALENMDRKYVDGRLIYVDLAKLDKHSYYRPPITSGPPEGKMTATRREEQNE; encoded by the exons ATGGCTACAACAACAAACATATGGTTGAATCTTGGTAGTATAAGCACTCCCCGGCAGCCTAAATTTCATAAAGTTAAACCCCTTAAAGCCTCTCTCTTTGACTTCCCGCTTGCTAGCAAAATCATGGTCAGAA ATTTATCGTTTTCTACCACTGAAAGTTGTTTGGAGAAAGAATTTTCAAACTTTGGTGAGATAGCTGAAG CAGTTAAGATAGTCAAGGATGAAGTCAGAAAGAGATCGAAAGGGTATGCTTTTATTCAATATAGTAGTCAGGAGGCAGCTTTGCAAGCTCTGGAAAACATGGACCGAAAA TATGTTGATGGTAGACTGATATATGTTGATTTAGCAAAGCTTGATAAGCATTCATATTACAGACCCCCTATAACCTCAGGACCTCCGGAAGGGAAAATGACAGCTACCAGGCGTGAGGAACAGAACGAATAA
- the LOC108205357 gene encoding organelle RRM domain-containing protein 1, chloroplastic isoform X2, translated as MATTTNIWLNLGSISTPRQPKFHKVKPLKASLFDFPLASKIMVRNLSFSTTESCLEKEFSNFGEIAEVKIVKDEVRKRSKGYAFIQYSSQEAALQALENMDRKYVDGRLIYVDLAKLDKHSYYRPPITSGPPEGKMTATRREEQNE; from the exons ATGGCTACAACAACAAACATATGGTTGAATCTTGGTAGTATAAGCACTCCCCGGCAGCCTAAATTTCATAAAGTTAAACCCCTTAAAGCCTCTCTCTTTGACTTCCCGCTTGCTAGCAAAATCATGGTCAGAA ATTTATCGTTTTCTACCACTGAAAGTTGTTTGGAGAAAGAATTTTCAAACTTTGGTGAGATAGCTGAAG TTAAGATAGTCAAGGATGAAGTCAGAAAGAGATCGAAAGGGTATGCTTTTATTCAATATAGTAGTCAGGAGGCAGCTTTGCAAGCTCTGGAAAACATGGACCGAAAA TATGTTGATGGTAGACTGATATATGTTGATTTAGCAAAGCTTGATAAGCATTCATATTACAGACCCCCTATAACCTCAGGACCTCCGGAAGGGAAAATGACAGCTACCAGGCGTGAGGAACAGAACGAATAA
- the LOC108205357 gene encoding organelle RRM domain-containing protein 1, chloroplastic isoform X4, which yields MATTTNIWLNLGSISTPRQPKFHKVKPLKASLFDFPLASKIMVRNLSFSTTESCLEKEFSNFGEIAEVKIVKDEVRKRSKGYAFIQYSSQEAALQALENMDRKTPYNLRTSGRENDSYQA from the exons ATGGCTACAACAACAAACATATGGTTGAATCTTGGTAGTATAAGCACTCCCCGGCAGCCTAAATTTCATAAAGTTAAACCCCTTAAAGCCTCTCTCTTTGACTTCCCGCTTGCTAGCAAAATCATGGTCAGAA ATTTATCGTTTTCTACCACTGAAAGTTGTTTGGAGAAAGAATTTTCAAACTTTGGTGAGATAGCTGAAG TTAAGATAGTCAAGGATGAAGTCAGAAAGAGATCGAAAGGGTATGCTTTTATTCAATATAGTAGTCAGGAGGCAGCTTTGCAAGCTCTGGAAAACATGGACCGAAAA ACCCCCTATAACCTCAGGACCTCCGGAAGGGAAAATGACAGCTACCAGGCGTGA
- the LOC108205357 gene encoding organelle RRM domain-containing protein 1, chloroplastic isoform X3, with translation MATTTNIWLNLGSISTPRQPKFHKVKPLKASLFDFPLASKIMVRNLSFSTTESCLEKEFSNFGEIAEAVKIVKDEVRKRSKGYAFIQYSSQEAALQALENMDRKTPYNLRTSGRENDSYQA, from the exons ATGGCTACAACAACAAACATATGGTTGAATCTTGGTAGTATAAGCACTCCCCGGCAGCCTAAATTTCATAAAGTTAAACCCCTTAAAGCCTCTCTCTTTGACTTCCCGCTTGCTAGCAAAATCATGGTCAGAA ATTTATCGTTTTCTACCACTGAAAGTTGTTTGGAGAAAGAATTTTCAAACTTTGGTGAGATAGCTGAAG CAGTTAAGATAGTCAAGGATGAAGTCAGAAAGAGATCGAAAGGGTATGCTTTTATTCAATATAGTAGTCAGGAGGCAGCTTTGCAAGCTCTGGAAAACATGGACCGAAAA ACCCCCTATAACCTCAGGACCTCCGGAAGGGAAAATGACAGCTACCAGGCGTGA
- the LOC108205356 gene encoding VQ motif-containing protein 22 — protein MNDTNNGSTDPNQWYHYYQQSNSTAANPASGVGFGLPETDNTIVTTSFTTNNTSGPNNSTSLGTSDAHLNPQGSSGKPIRRRSRASRRTPTTLLNASTTNFRSLVQQFTGCHNTKGPSFGSQKGPVNLSFGNQNDQQVFSTSSRIAPLGPDYTYNQQINPVVQQHWQQQQQQQQEMYGNSQINNNNFNNMQSGGLDDFGIDDVPDLHELVDESSSFSTGDNNRDGSNYYF, from the coding sequence ATGAATGACACTAACAATGGCTCTACTGATCCTAATCAGTGGTACCATTACTACCAGCAGTCCAATAGTACTGCTGCCAATCCCGCCTCTGGCGTCGgattcgggttacccgaaactgataatactatagtcaccaCAAGTTTTACCACAAACAATACTTCGGGGCCTAACAATTCGACTTCTTTAGGAACCAGTGATGCTCACCTGAatcctcaaggatcatcagggAAGCCGATTCGTCGAAGGTCCAGGGCTTCACGGAGGACTCCAACCACACTTCTCAATGCAAGTACCACAAATTTCAGATCCCTTGTGCAGCAATTCACTGGCTGTCACAATACCAAGGGTCCATCATTTGGCTCACAGAAGGGTCCGGTTAATTTGAGCTTCGGGAACCAAAATGATCAGCAGGTTTTCAGTACAAGCTCAAGAATCGCGCCATTGGGACCCGATTACACGTATAATCAGCAGATCAATCCTGTTGTTCAGCAACACTggcaacaacaacagcaacaacaacaggAAATGTATGGAAACTCACAGATTAATAACAACAATTTTAACAACATGCAAAGTGGAGGCCTGGATGATTTCGGTATCGATGATGTGCCCGATTTGCACGAACTTGTGGATGAATCTTCTTCGTTCAGTACTGGAGATAACAACAGGGATGGTAGTAACTATTACTTCTGA
- the LOC108205478 gene encoding copper-transporting ATPase RAN1 — MARSVELTGKDSPAGDLEDVRLLDSYEDEEAELSKVEQGMSRIQVRITGMTCAACSNAVETALISLNGVVSASVALLQNKADVVFHPSVVNDDDIKNAIEDAGFEAEIIPETSSSQTKSHGNVVGQFTIGGMTCAACVNSVEGILRKLPGVKRAVVALSTSLGEVEYDPTIISKDDIVDAIEDAGFEGSLVQSSQQDKIILVVNGITSDFDVQLLEGILCNLKGVRQSCFNRLSRELEVLFDPIILGSRLLVDEIQGRSSGKFNLQVRNPYTRMTSKDLEESSKMFRLFTTSLILSIPVIFMRFVCPSIPILYALLLRQCGPFQMGDWLKWALVSVVQFVVGKRFYVAAWRALRNGSTNMDVLVALGTSASYFYSVYALLYGAVTGFWSPTYFETSAMLITFVLLGKYLETLAKGKTSDAIKKLVELTPATALLLLKDKGGKVVGEREIDSLLIQPGDMLKVLPGTKVPVDGMVVWGSSYVNESMVTGESEPVSKAANAAVIGGTINLNGSLHIQATKIGSDTVLSQIISLVETAQMSKAPIQKFADYVASIFVPTVVAFSLLTLIGWYIGGVFGFYPVEWLPENSNNFVFALMFAISVVVIACPCALGLATPTAVMVATGVGANHGVLIKGGDALERAQMVNYVVFDKTGTLTQGKATVTTAKVYTEMDRGEFLTLVASAEASSEHPLAKAIVEYAHHFHFFEDPSATTDIQYLEKEHKYSGWLLEAFDFTALPGRGVQCLINGKQILVGNRSLLTENGVAIPTDTENFMVELEESAKTGILVAYNGVLIGILGVADPLKREAAVVVEGLMKMGVKPVMVTGDNWRTAHAVAKELGIHDVRAEVMPAGKADVIRSFQKDGSTVAMVGDGINDSPALAAADVGMAIGAGTDIAIEAADYVLMRNNLEDVITAIDLSRKTFSRIRLNYVFAMAYNVIAIPIAAGVFFPLVKLKLPPWAAGTCMALSSVSVVCSSLLLRRYKRPRLTTILEITIE, encoded by the exons ATGGCGCGGAGTGTTGAGCTGACCGGAAAAGACTCGCCGGCCGGCGACCTCGAGGACGTGCGGCTACTCGACTCGTACGAAGACGAAGAAGCGGAATTGAGTAAGGTAGAGCAAGGAATGAGCAGAATTCAGGTGAGAATCACCGGAATGACGTGTGCGGCGTGCTCGAATGCTGTGGAAACTGCTCTGATCAGCTTGAACGGCGTTGTTAGCGCTTCTGTTGCGCTTCTTCAGAACAAAGCCGACGTCGTTTTTCATCCTTCTGTCGTCAAT GACGATGATATTAAGAATGCAATTGAAGATGCTGGTTTTGAGGCAGAGATTATACCTGAAACTAGTTCATCTCAAACAAAATCACATGGAAATGTGGTGGGACAGTTTACTATTGGAGGCATGACGTGTGCAGCTTGTGTAAATTCTGTTGAAGGAATTTTGAGAAAGCTTCCTGGTGTGAAGAGGGCAGTTGTGGCATTGTCGACCTCTTTAGGTGAGGTCGAATATGACCCTACTATTATTAGTAAGGATGACATAGTGGATGCTATTGAAGATGCTGGCTTTGAGGGTTCACTTGTACAGAGCAGCCAGCaggataaaattatattagtagTTAATGGGATAACAAGTGATTTTGATGTACAGCTGTTAGAAGGAATACTATGCAACTTGAAGGGTGTGCGACAGTCCTGTTTCAACAGGTTATCAAGAGAACTAGAAGTACTCTTTGATCCCATAATTCTTGGTTCTAGATTGCTCGTTGATGAGATTCAAGGACGAAGCTCCGGAAAATTTAATCTACAAGTCAGAAATCCTTACACAAGAATGACTTCCAAGGATCTTGAAGAATCCTCAAAAATGTTTCGACTTTTCACGACCAGTCTCATTCTTAGT ATTCCAGTCATATTCATGCGATTTGTTTGTCCAAGCATCCCTATACTGTATGCCTTATTGCTTCGGCAATGTGGGCCATTCCAAATGGGTGATTGGTTAAAGTGGGCCTTAGTGAGTGTCGTGCAGTTTGTTGTTGGGAAGCGATTTTATGTTGCTGCGTGGAGAGCACTTAGAAATGGTTCGACAAACATGGATGTTCTTGTAGCATTGGGAACTTCAGCTTCATACTTTTATTCTGTCTATGCACTATTATATGGTGCAGTAACTGGTTTCTGGTCGCCTACGTACTTTGAAACCAGTGCAATGCTGATAACATTTGTGCTACTGGGGAAGTACTTGGAAACTCTTGCAAAAGGAAAAACTTCAGATGCTATAAAGAAGTTGGTAGAACTAACACCAGCAACAGCTTTACTGCTTCTCAAAGACAAAG GTGGCAAGGTTGTTGGAGAAAGGGAGATAGATTCTCTACTGATTCAACCTGGTGACATGCTTAAAGTTCTGCCTGGCACAAAAGTTCCTGTTGATGGCATGGTTGTATGGGGTTCAAGTTACGTCAATGAGAGTATGGTTACCGGTGAATCTGAACCGGTTTCAAAGGCAGCTAATGCTGCAGTAATTGGTGGTACTATAAATTTAAATGGTTCCCTTCACATACAGGCAACTAAAATAGGTTCCGACACAGTTTTAAGCCAGATTATTTCTCTGGTTGAGACAGCACAGATGTCAAAAGCTCCAATTCAGAAATTTGCTGATTAT GTGGCAAGTATTTTTGTCCCTACTGTCGTTGCTTTCTCATTGTTGACACTAATTGGGTG GTATATCGGTGGAGTTTTTGGTTTCTACCCAGTAGAATGGCTGCCTGAAAATAGCAATAACTTTGTTTTTGCCCTCATGTTTGCGATATCCGTGGTAGTAATTGCTTGTCCATGTGCACTTGGGTTGGCCACCCCAACAGCTGTCATGGTTGCAACAGGGGTTGGAGCTAATCATGGGGTGCTAATTAAGGGAGGGGATGCATTGGAGAGGGCACAGATGGTTAATTATGTGGTGTTTGATAAAACAGGAACTTTAACCCAAGGAAAAGCAACAGTCACAACAGCGAAAGTTTATACAGAAATGGATCGTGGAGAATTTCTCACATTGGTAGCTTCAGCGGAG GCCAGCAGTGAACATCCTTTAGCTAAAGCAATAGTGGAATATGCTCACCATTTCCACTTCTTCGAGGACCCTTCAGCTACCACAGATATTCAATACCTTGAGAAGGAGCACAAGTACTCAGGATGGCTTCTCGAAGCATTTGATTTTACTGCGCTTCCCGGAAGAGGCGTCCAATGTCTCATTAATGGAAAACAGATATTG GTTGGTAATCGTAGTTTGCTTACAGAAAACGGTGTTGCTATTCCGACTGATACTGAGAATTTTATGGTAGAACTGGAAGAAAGTGCGAAAACTGGCATACTAGTGGCATACAATGGTGTCTTAATTGGCATTCTGGGAGTAGCTGATCCATTGAAGAGAGAAGCTGCTGTAGTAGTGGAAGGCCTCATGAAAATGGGTGTCAAACCTGTCATGGTTACTGGGGATAACTGGAGGACAGCTCATGCTGTGGCTAAGGAG CTTGGTATTCATGACGTACGAGCAGAGGTGATGCCAGCTGGTAAAGCTGATGTCATTCGTTCATTTCAAAAAGATGGAAGCACAGTTGCTATGGTGGGTGACGGTATCAATGATTCACCAGCTTTAGCAGCAGCAGATGTTGGTATGGCTATCGGGGCAGGAACAGATATTGCAATTGAAGCAGCTGATTATGTGCTGATGAGAAATAATCTAGAAGATGTAATAACGGCCATTGATCTCTCAAGAAAGACGTTCAGTCGAATCCGATTAAATTATGTGTTTGCCATGGCTTACAATGTCATTGCAATTCCTATAGCTGCTGGAGTTTTTTTCCCTCTCGTAAAGCTCAAATTGCCTCCATGGGCAGCCGGTACATGCATGGCTCTGTCATCTGTAAGTGTCGTGTGCTCTTCTTTACTTCTTAGGAGATACAAAAGACCCAGACTTACCACAATTCTGGAAATAACTATAGAGTAG
- the LOC108205436 gene encoding thioredoxin O, mitochondrial isoform X2, translating into MASPSTAPPYNSTYSDNSKPYFEWYKNPAASMFQFSHPLSRNSSSPAGSGSSNIVVVESEEQFKRSLSKVQDESQSAIFYYTAVWCSPCRLLSPIIKQMSEKYPHVTTYKVDIDHKGLGNALSNMDIHSV; encoded by the exons ATGGCATCTCCGAGCACCGCGCCACCGTATAATTCAACTTATAGTGATAACAGTAAGCCATATTTTGAATGGTACAAGAACCCTGCTGCTTCAATGTTTCAATTTTCTCACCCGCTCTCTCGCAACTCCTCCTCCCCTGCTGGCTCAG GTTCATCTAATATTGTGGTGGTTGAGTCAGAAGAGCAATTCAAAAGGTCACTAAGCAAGGTTCAAG ATGAATCACAGTCAGCAATTTTTTACTATACTGCGGTTTGGTGTTCTCCAT GTAGGTTATTGTCTCCTATTATTAAGCAGATGAGTGAGAAGTATCCTCATGTTACCACGTATAAGGTTGATATTGATCAT AAAGGCCTAGGCAATGCATTGAGCAACATGGACATACACTCTGtg TAA
- the LOC108205436 gene encoding thioredoxin O1, mitochondrial isoform X1 — MASPSTAPPYNSTYSDNSKPYFEWYKNPAASMFQFSHPLSRNSSSPAGSGSSNIVVVESEEQFKRSLSKVQDESQSAIFYYTAVWCSPCRLLSPIIKQMSEKYPHVTTYKVDIDHKGLGNALSNMDIHSVPTVHFFRNGIKANEVIGADVQLLKNIMEKLYK, encoded by the exons ATGGCATCTCCGAGCACCGCGCCACCGTATAATTCAACTTATAGTGATAACAGTAAGCCATATTTTGAATGGTACAAGAACCCTGCTGCTTCAATGTTTCAATTTTCTCACCCGCTCTCTCGCAACTCCTCCTCCCCTGCTGGCTCAG GTTCATCTAATATTGTGGTGGTTGAGTCAGAAGAGCAATTCAAAAGGTCACTAAGCAAGGTTCAAG ATGAATCACAGTCAGCAATTTTTTACTATACTGCGGTTTGGTGTTCTCCAT GTAGGTTATTGTCTCCTATTATTAAGCAGATGAGTGAGAAGTATCCTCATGTTACCACGTATAAGGTTGATATTGATCAT AAAGGCCTAGGCAATGCATTGAGCAACATGGACATACACTCTGtg CCTACAGTTCACTTCTTTCGTAATGGAATAAAGGCCAATGAAGTAATCGGGGCTGACGTTCAACTACTAAAGAATATAATGGAAAAGCTGTACAAGTGA